One Clavibacter zhangzhiyongii genomic region harbors:
- a CDS encoding ABC transporter permease: MSDPRAETLLAAAPSRPPVRILAAAGTTGAAVVVALLLAAALAPGLLAPGDPLAIAPAEAFRPPGAGHLLGTDESGRDVLTRVVHGAGRSLVIGVSATAIGLGLGAVLGLAAALLGRVADFAVNRVIEVVFAFPGLLLALFLIVILGPGIGSATLAVGVSAAPGYARIIRGRVMSVRRSPYVEAATVLGRPPLLLLARHILPNTAAPLFVLGTLGVGQAIVWASSLSYLGLGTVPPDPEWGAMLAAGRTYIGSAPWLTVVPGLMIVLTATASTVLGRALERRVRAS, from the coding sequence ATGAGCGACCCCCGCGCCGAGACGCTCCTCGCCGCCGCCCCGTCCCGGCCGCCTGTGCGGATCCTCGCCGCCGCCGGCACGACGGGCGCCGCCGTCGTCGTCGCCCTGCTCCTCGCCGCGGCCCTCGCGCCCGGCCTCCTCGCGCCGGGCGACCCGCTCGCCATCGCGCCGGCCGAGGCCTTCCGCCCGCCCGGCGCCGGGCACCTCCTCGGCACGGACGAGTCGGGCCGCGACGTCCTCACGCGCGTCGTGCACGGCGCCGGCCGCAGCCTCGTCATCGGCGTGAGCGCCACCGCGATCGGCCTCGGGCTCGGCGCGGTCCTCGGGCTCGCCGCGGCGCTCCTCGGCCGGGTCGCCGACTTCGCCGTCAACCGCGTCATCGAGGTCGTCTTCGCGTTCCCGGGGCTGCTGCTCGCGCTCTTCCTCATCGTGATCCTCGGGCCCGGCATCGGCAGCGCCACGCTCGCCGTCGGCGTCTCGGCGGCGCCCGGCTACGCCCGCATCATCCGCGGCCGCGTCATGTCGGTGCGGCGCTCGCCGTACGTCGAGGCCGCCACCGTGCTCGGGCGGCCGCCGCTCCTGCTGCTCGCGCGGCACATCCTGCCGAACACCGCGGCGCCGCTGTTCGTGCTCGGGACGCTCGGCGTCGGCCAGGCCATCGTGTGGGCCTCCTCCCTCAGCTACCTGGGCCTCGGCACCGTGCCGCCGGATCCCGAGTGGGGCGCCATGCTCGCCGCGGGCCGCACCTACATCGGCTCCGCGCCGTGGCTCACGGTCGTGCCGGGGCTCATGATCGTGCTCACGGCCACCGCGTCGACGGTGCTCGGCCGGGCGCTCGAGCGACGGGTGCGCGCGTCGTGA
- a CDS encoding ABC transporter permease, with translation MRAGRAVPASGSRRPALLRAVWARIGGAVLVLWAVATVTFLAVRLIPGDPAQAILGGPGSQAPPEAVDAVRAEYGFDQPLLVQYLAQLGRLAQGDLGRSYALREDVVAVLARQLPGTLLLAVLALAVAWILALGLALVSSGAGRVAGALGAGVEIVAASLPHFWIGVVLILVFSTGLGWLPAVSGSSPAGLVLPVLTLAIPLAGFLGQIMREALLEALDAPFALAARARGESEAGVRLRHALRHAAAPGIALSGWAFGFLISGAVVVEQIFARPGLGRTALSAVTSRDVPVIVGVVLVVAVVYIVLTAVTDLLARLVDPRLVDARTGPVPSAAPASPGAPAAAAEAAR, from the coding sequence GTGAGGGCGGGCCGCGCCGTCCCCGCGTCCGGCTCCCGTCGACCCGCGCTCCTGCGGGCCGTCTGGGCCCGGATCGGCGGCGCGGTGCTCGTGCTCTGGGCGGTCGCGACCGTCACGTTCCTCGCCGTCCGGCTGATCCCGGGCGACCCCGCGCAGGCGATCCTCGGCGGCCCCGGCTCGCAGGCGCCGCCCGAGGCGGTGGACGCGGTCCGCGCCGAGTACGGGTTCGACCAGCCGCTCCTCGTGCAGTACCTCGCGCAGCTCGGCCGGCTCGCGCAGGGCGACCTCGGGCGGTCGTACGCGCTGCGCGAGGACGTCGTCGCGGTGCTCGCGCGGCAGCTGCCGGGCACGCTGCTGCTCGCGGTCCTGGCGCTCGCGGTCGCGTGGATCCTCGCGCTCGGCCTGGCGCTCGTGTCCAGCGGCGCCGGTCGCGTGGCGGGGGCGCTGGGGGCCGGCGTCGAGATCGTCGCGGCCTCGCTGCCGCACTTCTGGATCGGCGTCGTGCTGATCCTCGTGTTCTCCACCGGGCTCGGCTGGCTGCCGGCCGTCAGCGGGTCCTCGCCCGCGGGCCTCGTGCTGCCCGTGCTCACGCTCGCGATCCCGCTCGCCGGCTTCCTCGGCCAGATCATGCGCGAGGCGCTGCTCGAGGCCCTCGACGCCCCCTTCGCGCTGGCGGCCCGCGCGCGCGGCGAGTCGGAGGCGGGCGTCAGGCTGCGGCACGCGCTGCGGCACGCGGCGGCCCCCGGCATCGCGCTCTCCGGCTGGGCGTTCGGCTTCCTCATCTCGGGCGCCGTGGTGGTCGAGCAGATATTCGCCCGGCCGGGCCTCGGCCGCACGGCGCTGTCGGCCGTGACGAGCCGCGACGTGCCGGTGATCGTGGGCGTCGTGCTCGTGGTGGCGGTCGTGTACATCGTCCTCACGGCGGTCACCGACCTGCTCGCGCGGCTCGTGGATCCGCGGCTCGTCGACGCGCGCACCGGCCCGGTGCCGTCCGCCGCGCCCGCCTCCCCCGGCGCACCCGCCGCGGCCGCCGAGGCCGCGCGATGA
- a CDS encoding dipeptide ABC transporter ATP-binding protein: MSGGYAPHGDPAPAPLALRVEDLRVAFGGVPVVHGVSLRIAPGECLALVGTSGSGKSVTARSLLGLAGSGAEVRADVLEVGGRDLRAAGPREWRRVRGSGVGLVLQDALSSLDPLRPVGREIGDALRLHGMRDPQARQARVLELLERVGMPDPATRARQRSGELSGGLRQRALLAAAIALDPPLLVADEPTTALDATVQARILDLLADLRTRGQATLLVSHDLAVVARLADRVAVMHDGRIVEEGPTAEVLRAPAHRRTRALVAAVPTGVPRGVPLSEARLAAAAAAVPAIPAGERHTAAPAPAPDDRVVLRATGLTRSYRGPGGSVRTAVDDVSLEVRRGRTLGLVGGSGSGKTTVARLLLALEEPDAGDVTLDGAPWSGIPERERRARRPRVGAVYQDPLASFDPRWSVERILRDALAVPGRARADAFDSPSTLLAQVGLDAAILPRRPARLSGGQRQRVAIARALAARPEVLVCDEPVSALDIAVQAQVLDLLDDLQRRLGLGLLLISHDLGVVAHMSDEVAVMSEGRVVERGSADDVLARPTHPVTRALLEAVPRLDAGAAPR; encoded by the coding sequence GTGAGCGGCGGATACGCGCCCCACGGCGACCCGGCGCCCGCGCCCCTCGCCCTCCGCGTCGAGGACCTGCGCGTGGCCTTCGGCGGCGTGCCCGTCGTGCACGGCGTCTCGCTGCGGATCGCGCCCGGCGAGTGCCTCGCGCTCGTCGGCACGTCCGGCTCGGGCAAGAGCGTGACCGCGCGGAGCCTCCTCGGGCTCGCCGGATCCGGCGCCGAGGTGCGCGCCGACGTGCTGGAGGTCGGCGGGCGGGACCTCCGCGCCGCGGGGCCCCGCGAGTGGCGGCGCGTCCGGGGATCCGGCGTCGGGCTCGTGCTGCAGGACGCGCTCTCCTCGCTCGACCCGCTCCGCCCCGTCGGCCGCGAGATCGGCGACGCGCTCCGCCTCCACGGCATGCGCGACCCGCAGGCCCGGCAGGCGCGGGTGCTCGAGCTGCTCGAGCGCGTCGGCATGCCGGATCCGGCGACCCGCGCCCGGCAGCGCTCCGGCGAGCTCTCGGGCGGCCTGCGCCAGCGGGCCCTGCTCGCGGCGGCCATCGCCCTCGACCCGCCGCTGCTCGTCGCCGACGAGCCCACCACGGCGCTCGACGCCACGGTGCAGGCGCGCATCCTCGACCTCCTCGCCGACCTCCGCACCCGCGGCCAGGCGACCCTGCTCGTCAGCCACGACCTCGCCGTCGTCGCGCGCCTCGCCGACCGCGTCGCCGTGATGCACGACGGCCGCATCGTGGAGGAGGGCCCGACCGCCGAGGTGCTCCGCGCGCCGGCCCACCGTCGGACGCGCGCGCTCGTGGCCGCCGTGCCGACGGGCGTGCCGCGCGGGGTGCCGCTGTCGGAGGCCCGGCTCGCGGCCGCGGCGGCCGCTGTCCCCGCCATCCCCGCCGGCGAGCGGCACACCGCCGCGCCCGCACCCGCACCCGACGACCGCGTCGTCCTCCGCGCCACCGGCCTCACCCGCTCCTACCGCGGCCCGGGGGGATCCGTCCGCACGGCCGTCGACGACGTGTCGCTCGAGGTGCGACGCGGCCGCACGCTCGGCCTCGTCGGCGGCTCCGGCTCCGGCAAGACCACGGTCGCCCGGCTCCTGCTGGCGCTCGAGGAGCCCGACGCCGGCGACGTGACGCTCGACGGCGCCCCCTGGAGCGGGATCCCCGAGCGCGAGCGCCGCGCGCGCCGCCCACGCGTCGGCGCGGTCTACCAGGACCCGCTCGCGTCCTTCGACCCGCGGTGGAGCGTCGAGCGGATCCTCCGCGACGCCCTCGCCGTCCCGGGCCGCGCCCGCGCCGACGCCTTCGACTCCCCCTCCACGCTCCTCGCGCAGGTCGGGCTGGATGCCGCGATCCTGCCCCGCCGGCCCGCCCGGCTCTCCGGCGGGCAGCGCCAGCGCGTCGCGATCGCGCGCGCCCTCGCGGCCCGGCCCGAGGTGCTCGTCTGCGACGAGCCCGTCTCCGCCCTCGACATCGCCGTGCAGGCGCAGGTGCTCGACCTCCTCGACGACCTGCAGCGCCGCCTCGGCCTCGGCCTCCTCCTCATCTCCCACGACCTCGGCGTCGTCGCGCACATGAGCGACGAGGTCGCGGTGATGAGCGAGGGGCGCGTCGTGGAGCGCGGATCCGCCGACGACGTGCTGGCGCGCCCGACGCACCCCGTCACGCGCGCGCTGCTCGAGGCCGTCCCGCGGCTCGACGCGGGGGCCGCCCCGCGCTGA